The genomic stretch ATAAAATTCATCTTGATAACCGGTTTGGTGTGCGATTTCTTTCAATTTGCAGTTTGATTTTGCCATGAGCCGTTTTGCCTTTGTGATTCGTGTTTTCGTAATAAATTCTGTTACGCTCTGTCCTGTCCATTTTTTAAAGCTTTCACTGTAGTGTTTGGCACTGATTCCTGCCATTTGCGACAGCTGGGCAAGCGTGATTTTTGTATCGGCATGGGTTTCGATATAGTGTTTTGTTTTTTCGATTGCTGAATGTGTATCCGTTTGATCAGATAAACTGGCAGTAAAAAGATCATAAATCAGGCTTTGTACTTCAATCACACATTTTAGCTGAGAAAGCTGAGACGATTCATTCCATAGTGCGGCAAGCTCTTGAAGCCGGACTGCAAGATTTTCGATATGTGAAACATTCATAAGCTTCAGTTTGGCTAATTCCGATTCTGTGCACGGTGTGAAAATATCTTGCCCGGTTTCCTTGATATAGCTTAGAAGCCTGATTATACAGGCATCTATATGTCCATCGGCTGCTGGCGTAAAGCCAAAGGTCTCGTTAGGCGGACAAACATAAAGTGTCTTTTTTTGCAGAGGATTGGTGTTTGTTCCGATCGAAATATAGCCGTTTCCTTTTAAATGAAAAATCAGCACGAATGAATCGGCTAATTGCTGTTCTGAGAAGAGATCACTTGTCTTTTTTAGATATTCAATTTGTACTGGTTGATAAATCACTGCATTTTGCACGAGTAGACCACCTTTTCAGAAGCTTTCAATTGATAATCATTTTCAATAAAAATTGTACCAAATAAATGAAAGTTTTCCTATATAAAGCGGGTGGGTTTTTAGCATGAAAAAAACCCTTACTTATGTGTAAAAGTAAGGGTCTTTCGTTCAATAAGAATATGTTACACGTGTAACATACGATGCTTATGTTCTAATAAATGAGATACTTTTTTCTTGTTTTGCTGAATTGTTGGAGTGTTTTTTCATAGCTGTTTATGATGTTCTCAACCGAAGTTCCATTTTCAATTTTTGTCCTGATCCAGCCGTTGCCTGCCAGTTTATCGAATGAACCTGTTGACAGGAACTCAAAATCCTCAGGATAGAGATCGTGTATGGTTTTAATGACTGAAAGACCCGTTTTAACGGCTTCAAACTTATCTCTGTCTGTCACATAGAGCTGCACACCGTGGCAAAGCGTTCCTTGATGTTTAGAAAACGTCGGTGTGAAGGATGCTGCCCTAAATGTAACGCCCGGCAAATGGAGGCTGTTTAATGTTTCTTCAAGTTCTGTGCTTTTGATAAAGGGAGCTCCGATCAATTCGAATGGCTTTGTTGTCCCTCGCCCTTCGGATATATTTGTTCCTTCAATCAGCCCGGTTGCAGGATAAACAAATGTGCTTTCCACCGTCGGCATGTTAGGCGAAGGGAGGACGAAAGGCAATCGGGTATCGTCAAAATCCATTTTTCGTTTCCAGTGTTTCATTTTTACCACTGTAAGATCGGCATCAATACTAAATTCTTTGTTGAACAGTGAAGCCAATTCGCCTATCGTCATCCCATGCTTCAATGGAATGGGATACAATCCGACAAATGAGGCGTATTCAGGTTCTAAGATTGGTCCTTCAATATGATTCCCGCCTTGAGGATTCGGACGGTCCAGCACCATAAATGGAATGCCGTTTTCTTTAGCGGCTTCCATTGCGTATGCCATTGTATAAATGTACGTGTAGAAACGGGTCCCGACATCCTGAATGTCAAACATTAGAATATCGACATTTTTAAGCATTTCTGGAGTCGGTTTTTTCGTTTTTCCGTAGAGGCTGTATACGGGAACCCCGGTTTTTTCGTCAATGTAAGAGCCTACTTCGTCTCCAGCCTGGGCGTCACCGCGGACGCCGTGTTCAGGGCCGAATAAAGCTGTCAGTTTGATATCCGGGTTCTCGTAAAGGATATCGACACTGCTTTTTAGAGATGTGTTTACTCCGGCTGGATTGGTGATCAGTCCGATGCGTTTTCCCTTGAGCTGTTTTTTATAGTCTGGCAAGAGCGTGTCTATCCCAGTCTGGACTTTAGGTTTTTTAGCTGTTTGATTCTTTGAATCGGGTGAAGCAGAGGCAGCGGTTATCGTTCCGAACATCATGAGCCCTGTCAGAAAAGCGAATATTGTTTTTCTCATGTGTCCCTCCTTATTAAAGCGGTCTTCCCGTTTTGATATTTAATCCGTAGCCAAGTGGGTAAAGGGTGTTCCCTGGTTTCGTGACTGACGGAATGTCAACTGGAAGTGTGCCTTTAGGTTTTGCCTGGCCGAATATCGCCATCACTCCGGCCGGAATATTAGGTTGAAGATAACGGCCATTTGCGTATCCTTTAAAGCCATAGACTGCAATCAGTGCTTTTGCTTCTTCGAAATTGGCTGCGTCATAGGGGTTGCGCAGGCTCATTAAGACAAATGGTTTGTTGTGCTGCAGTGCGGCTTTCATGACAGCTCTCGGAAACACGGTGGCCCATTTGCTTGAATCTGATATTGTGTCGTCGATGACACCGTCGTTGACGACAGGGTCATTTTTGACGACATAGGAGCCGGTAATGATATAATCAGCCTCTTTTACTTGTTTTTCATGCTCGGTCTTAAATACTTGGCTGGCAAAGTTCATTTTGCTGAGGGATACGGGTTTGATTTTCTTTCGCTTGATGAGATCGTGAATGGTTTGTTCGATTGAAGCAGTTTGTTCTTCGTAAGGTGCCACAATTAAGATTCGGCTGCCTTTTTTAGGCTTGAACGGCAAAGTGTGCTGTTCATTTTTTAATACAGTTACTGCTTTTTCAGCTAATTTTTTCTCTGCTTTCAGGTGCTGCTTGCTTCCTACGATTTTTTTGGCTTTGGCTATTTTTTCTTTTGTACTGTCGCTGTTTCGCGCTGGATACATGCCGCGTTTTATTTTCAGGGAAATGATTCTTTCAACTGAATTGTTGATTTGTTGTTCAGGAATATCCCCGTTTTTCACGGCTTCTTTCAAAGCTTGAATAACACGTGCGAATTTCTGTTCTTCTTTCAATGAAGTGACTGAGGCTGGCATTAATGCAATATCGACACCAGCTTTTACGGCCATGACCACAGCCTCTTCCTGTCCGAAATGATCTGCGATTGCCTTCATATTGAGCGCATCGGTAACGATGACCCCATTAAAGCCCATTTCCTGACGAAGAAGACCTGTCATCACTTTTTTTGAAAGTGTAGCTGGAACCAGAATGTCCGATCCATCGAGTTTGCTTTTGTAAGTGGTGTCATCAAAGGCGGGAAACTGAACATGGGCTGTCATCACCATATCAGCACCAGCATCAATTGCTTTTTGAAAAGGATAAAGCTCGACCTCACGAAGCCGTTCTTGGCCATGGGAAACGAGCGGCAGTCCATAATGGCTGTCAACGTCCGTGTCTCCATGTCCCGGGAAATGTTTGAGGGCAGACGCGATATCCTGCCGCTGCAACCCTTTCATCGTATATAAACCGAGGCGTGATGTCAGTTCTCGATTGGAGCTGAATGACCGTACGCCGATTACAGGATTATCAGGATTATTGTTAATGTCCACGACAGGGCTGAAATCTGTATTGATGCCTAAGGCAGAGAGCTCTTTTCCGATGATGCTGCCGGTCTGATACGCATTGATTCTGCTTCTGGCTGCGCCCAGCGCCATATTCCCTGGGAAATTAGTGCCCTCCCCTAACCTCGTTACAATGCCGCCTTCCTGATCAATACTCAGCATGAGCGGGATTTTTGGACTTGCCTTTTGGTAATCGTCTGTCAGTTGGACAGTTTGTTTTGTTGTTTTTACATTTTCTGCAAAAAGGATGATGCCTCCGAATTGATATTTCTTGACGAGGCTGGCGACTTCATCATTCATTTTTGTAAGGGCTTGCGGAGAGGACTCGCCTTCCTTTTGCCAATTTCTAAAATCAGGCATCAGCATCTGGCCGAGTTTTTCATCTAACGACATACGATTGACAATCTGATTGGCATCGATTGCACGTTTGGATGCAGAGGCTTCTGTCTGTCTGGCCCCGAAAAAGCATGAAAGAAAGAGAACGGCTGAAAGGATAAGCGGAAAGACAGGTCTCATAGAAACTTCCTCCTATCGTCTAATCATTCACTCCATCGCTTCATAAATCGCGGTTATGACACTTCCATAACTGCCTGTTGGAAATTGGTCACCTTCAAAGACGTTCGGATTTTCTTCCGGATCAATAACTGGTGTATGCTTTTTATTTGTTAACAATGCGATGCCTAAATTGTATGCTGGATCAATAATTGTAACTGTCCCCGTCCAGCCGGTATGCCCGTAAGCATTTTCGCTGGCATGAGGGCCAAACATCCATTCCATGCTTTTACTTCCGTTCCGCCTCCAGCCAAGAGCGAATGTCGGATCTGTTGCTGAAGGTGCTGTAAACAGGTCGGCTGTTTTCTGATCAAATAAAGAAATGTTTCGGTATGAACCTTTGTTTAACATGACTTGCAGCAGTATGGCCATATCATCTGCATTTGAGAACAATCCGGCATGCCCAGACACGCCGTCCATTGAGTAAAACGCTTTTTCGTCATGCACCTCTCCTTGCAGCGTGTTTGTGCGGATGTTAGGGAATTGAATAACGCCGTCACGTGTATTGCCCATGCGTTCAGTAGCTGCGAACTGTTTCGGTTTAAAGCCCTTTTGCAGCGGATTGTACAAGGTATGCTTCAGCCTGAGCGGTTTGTAGAGCTCTTGCTCCGTGTAGACATCAAGCGGTTTGCCGGTGAGTTTTTCGACAATACATCCGAGTAGCATATATCCAATGTCACTGTATACGTGTTTTGTCCCGGTTTGATAATCGAGCGGAATTTTCGTCAAATATTCAATCGTTTTGTCCCGTTCTTGGGAATAGTACTTGCCGGCTTTTTCCGGCGTGTAAAAGTAAAAGCTTGATGGGAGCCCTGATTGGTGCTGGAGGACATCAATGACACGTATCTTGTCTTTTCCTTTTATGAGGTCACCCGGCTGATCCTTGAAACCCGGCAAATATGCAGAAACTTTTTCATAGACGTCAAGTTTTCCTTGGCTGACTAAGCGCTGCAATGCAAAATTTGTTGCGTACATTTTTGTATTTGAGGCTAAGTCAAACATCGTGCGGGTTTTCATTTTGGCCGGACGGCGCAGCAGTTCTGATCCTTCGTACTTTTTACTGTAGCCGTATGCTGCTTTTTTTATGATGCGTCCATCCTTCACCACCACAAGAACGGCGCCTGGAAATCCTGCTGCAATATCCCGTTCTATCATCTGATCTACCTTCCTTAGCTTCTTCGTCGAGAATTGTGCAGTTTCTGCATTTATGATTTTCGGCTCAATCAAGTTGCCTGCTGTTTGTGCGAAGGTTTCATTTGGCGCAAATATCGATAGGGTTAAAATGGCACTGAATATGAACAGTGTCTTTGTTTTCACAGGCTAGCCCCTTTCTGTGCTTCTATCCCGTTTACTATCCCTAAAACAGAAACAATTTAATCGAACTGAGAAGCCATTTCATCTTTATATCCGAATGCATAGGTCAATAAAAAACCGGCCGCGTAGGAAATAAAGAGCCCAACGATATACAGGATGATTTGCGAAGGCAGGACTAGAAAAGATAGCGGCAGTCCGGAGACACCAATCGCAATGGTGGCTACTTGAAAATAAGCTTGAAAGGCGCCGCCGATTCCAGCTCCTAAACATGCTGTTAAAAACGGACGGCCAAGCGGCAGCGTGACTCCGAAAATAAGCGGTTCACCAATGCCGAGCAGTCCCGATGGAAGCCCGCCGGCGATTGCTTTCCTCAGTGTTGTTTTTTTCGTCTTCACGAAAACGGCAAAGGCCGCGCCTACCTGTCCTGCACCTCCCATAGCCAAAATAGGGAGCAGAGGATCATTGCCAATTGAATTGATCAGTTCCATGTGCACAGGCGTCAAGCCTTGATGCAGTCCGGTTACGACGAGAGGAAGGAAGGTTGCGCCCAGAATAAAGCCCGCAGCGATGCCGCCGATGTCCAGGATGGACAGTAGGCCGGATGTAATAGCATCAGAAATGAATCCGCCTAAAGGCATAAATACGACATACGTTACGATTCCGGTGATTAACAGTGAAACGGTGGGTGTGACAATGATATCAAGTGATTGAGGAATAAAACGGCGAATAAATTGTTCGGTGTAAGCAATGAATATGGCTGCGAAAAGGACGCCGATCAGACCTCCCCTGCCCGGGAGAAGCTCTTCTCCAAATAAACTGATTTTTGCGATCTCCGGATTGATAATCAAGATCCCGGCCAAAGCCCCAAGTGCGGGTGTCCCGCCAAATTCTTTCGAAGCGTTAATACCGACGAGAATGCCGAGATAAGTGAACAGCCCTGATCCGATGACTGTCAGGATAATCGCAATTTGTGAGTCTGCAGAGAGCCAGCCTGCTTGAATAATTGCTTTGGTAATCCCAGTAATTAAACCGGAAGCGACTAGAGCGGGAATAAGAGGGATAAAAATGCTGGCAATTTTACGTAAGAAAAGTTTAAAAGGAGTGGCATTTTTCCGATTGATATCGGCTTTCTTTTTGGCCGCTGCTTCTTTGACATCGGCACCTTCTTCTGCTGACACGAGCTTTGAGAAAGCAGCTGTAACATGATTGACAACTCCTGTGCCGAGGATAATTTGTAAGGTTTCAGCTTCAACGACCCCCAATACGCCGTCAAGCTTTCTTAAAGCCTGAGCATCCGCTTTGCTTTCATCGTAAGGCGTAATGCGCAGGCGTGTCATGCAATGCGTATATGAAGAAATATTGGATTTTCCTCCGCATAGCTCAAGGATTTTCTGTGCGAGATGATGGTAGTTATTTTCTTTGCTCATTAAAACCCCTCCCCTTCAAGATGCCTTATTTTATTCTCATAGATTGTATGGCTGCTCTCGTTTTATCTATATAACCGGTTGTCGTTTCATACTGCTCAGCCGCCATGCCTAAAAACAAAACATCAATTATAAAAAGCTGGGCGAGGCGGGAAGAAGTGGCTGCACTTCGAATCAAGGCTTCATTGGAATGGGCTGTATACAAAGGGACATCAGCCAGTGCGGAGACGGATGTCTGACTGAATTGTGTGAGGCTGATCGTTGTGATGCCTTTTTCCTTAGCCATGGCGAACAGTTCAACGATTTCCTGTGTCTCTCCTGAAAACGAAATGGCGAATACGATGTCGTCTTTATCTGCATTTGCGATTAAAGATGCCACAAGATGAGTGTCTGTAAACGCGGTTGCTTGTTTATGAATGCGAAGCCACTTTTGCTGGGCGTCCTTGGCGACAATGCCGGAAGCCCCGAGGCCGATAAAATGCACGGTATGAGCTTTGAGAAGCAGAGAAACCGCTCGTTCAAGCTCTTTGTAGTCCATCAGGTCTGAAGTATCCTGAATGGCTTGAATGGCATTGCCGGCCGTTTTTTCGGAAATGGAGGGCAGCGGCTCGTGGGGAACAATATCCCGGTAGCCCTGAAACGTAGGCTTTGCCAGATCGCCTGCTACTCTCATTTTTAAATCTTGAAATCCTTTTAAACCGAGTGATTTGCAGAGCCTGATGACGGCAGCGTCACTTGAATTGGCTAAGGCGCTGATTTCGTTGACCGTGCTTTCGATTGCTTTGTGGGGATGGGCTAGGATATAATCTGCAAGTTTGCGCTCGGATGGAGGGAGCTTATGCTTCATTGATTGGATGATCGCTAAACCGCCTGTGGCCATTCTAGTTCTCTCCTTATCATGGATGGTAATGTTCGATTGCTTTGTCAATGAAACCGTTTGCTTCATCGAGTAATGTCTGTGCTTGTTTCTGATCTGTGCTTGTTTTGAGCATGACGATTGCTGTTTTGACGTGATGATCGGCTTGTTCCAGAGTGTATCTGGCTGTGTCGTATGAAGCGTTTGTAAGGCTTTGGATGATGCTGATGGCGCGTTCTTTTAGTTTTTTGTTGCTGACGTTGACGTCTACCATCAAGTTTTCGTAAACCTTGCCGATTTTGACCATTACAGCGGTAGATATCATGTTTAGAATCATTTTATGAGCGGTTGCGGCTTTCATACGTGTTGATCCTGTAATGGCCTCAGGTCCGACGACAACCTCAATGCTGTGATCCGCATCCTTGCTGATGGCGGAATTTTCATTGCAAGTAAGGGCGATGGTGTGTGCTCCGACTTTACGGGCGTATCTTAGGGCGCCTGCGGCGTAGGGTGTGCGGCCGCTTGCTGCGATGGCAATGACGGTGTCATTTGAAGTGAGCTGTATGTTTCTTAAATCTTCAGCTCCTGCTTCTTCACTGTCTTCAATGCCCTCTGCTGCCTGTAAAAAGGCTTCGGGGCCTCCAGCCATGATTCCGATGACCTGATCTGGGCTTACGCTGTAGGTGGGAGGACATTCAACAGCATCCATGACGCCGAGTCTGCCGCTTGTGCCGGCGCCTGTATATATGAGCCGGCCTCCATTTTGAAACGATTCATATGCGCAGTCTACAGCTGTTTTGATGTCGGGGAGAACCTCCTGAACGGCTGCAGCGACTTTCATATCTTCGTTGTTGATCATTTTAAGGATGCCGAGAGTGTTTGCTTTGTGGATTTCAACTGTTTGACTATTGCGTGATTCCGTTGTAAGACGGTGAAGGTTTAATGGTTCTGACATGAGGATGCCCCCTGTTTTAAAATGATATATCTCAATATTCAGTATATTCATTTCTGTTATGATATTTCAACTATGTTTTTAAATTTTTGAAATTTTATTTCACTTAAGACTATAAGAAATGATGAAGGATCAACTGTTCTCCAAGCGGCCCGATTCTTCGCCGTCCTTTATCAAGGAACCCGCTTTTCATATAAAGGTGTTTTGCGCGTATGTTCAGATGATTGACGGCCAAGATGATTTCGTCGCACCATGGAAAATATCCGCTCACAAAAGCGGGAAGCAAAAGCATGGCTTTTTTCGCATAGCCTTTTCCGTGATGCACAGCGGTTAAAGACAGGGAGCTGAGCAGTAAAGCAAATGGATTGTTAGAATAGGAAGCAAGCGTTTCTTTTGATGCATGTAAAATGAAAAAACCGACTGGAAGGTCGTCTTTTAAGATGACAACCGGGTATCGGTCCTGTATGCCCAGAGCCTGAGACAGCACCTCTTTCGGGAGGGAGGTAAAGCGTTTGTCATCGTTGGTGAGCGTGAATGATTGGAGCTCGGGCAAGTGTTCAGGCTTATAGAAGGATAAAGAAATGTCTTGAGTCATGGGGTGGCCTCCTTACAATATGTCGTTAAGCTCGTTTTCCGAAATGACGCGGTAGCCCGCTTGTTTTAACAGTGCGGCGGTTACTCCGCTGCCGGTGATTTTTTTGCCAGAGAATGTGCCGTTATAGATAAAACCGCTTCCGCAAGATGGACTGTTTTCTTTTAATATGACGGCAGAAGCGTTGATTTCTTTTGCGTAAGCCAATGTTTTCGCGGCGCCTTCCATATATAGTTCTGTGACGTCTTCTCCTGAAGCTGTCACGATTTTCGCTGTTCCATTGAGGACATCCTCGCCAGTGCCTCCTATGATTTCTGCGGGTTCGCGTGGGGTAGAGAAGCCGCCGAGAAGTTCAGGGCAAGCCATGACTGCTTTCTTTTCATCGACTAGTTTTCTGATTTTCTCCGACGCTGCGTGAGAGCCGTTATATCTGCATTCAATGCCTCCAAGGCAAGAACTGACTAGAATCATATTGGTTTCTCCTCTCTTGCTTTGCTTGTCTCTATCATAAAATAAATGGCTTTAGTTGGGAGGCTTTTTCAGTTAAAAAAGGAGTTAAAAAGTTTGAAAATAAAAAATTTAATTTTCCTCTTTACAAACAGGGGGTGACCTGTATATAATAACTTTTGTCAGCTCGACGAGAACACAACGGCCCGTTGGTCAAGCGGTTAAGACACCGCCCTTTCACGGCGGTAACACGGGTTCGAATCCCGTACGGGTCACCATTTGGAGGATTAGCTCAGCTGGGAGAGCATCTGCCTTACAAGCAGAGGGTCGGCGGTTCGAGCCCGTCATCCTCCACCATCTTGCCGGTGTAGCTCAATTGGTAGAGCAACTGACTTGTAATCAGTAGGTTGGGGGTTCAAGTCCTCTTGCCGGCACTGTTTTTTCAAAATTTTATGTGGAGGGGTAGCGAAGTGGCTAAACGCGGCGGACTGTAAATCCGCTCCCTCAGGGTTCGGCAGTTCGAATCTGCCCCCCTCCACCATTATTGGGCTATAGCCAAGCGGTAAGGCAACGGACTTTGACTCCGTCATGCGTTGGTTCGAATCCAGCTAGCCCAGTCACAGACACCTTTGATCAAAAGGTGTCTTTTTTCTTTTCGGAAAAATCATTCCAACTTCTAACTGTTCAGTCTGTATAATAATTTTAAAAATATGTTAAGGTAGTTTATTCACGAATTACCATCTACACCCTGCCAAAAATTTGATAAACTTATTTTATAAAAAAATTGAAACCTTTTGAAACGAAGCTCGTATACATACAGACCGGTGAAGGCAGAGGTTAGATAAATATGGAAATGATGATTAAAAAAAGAATTAAACAAGTCAAAAAAGGCGACCAGGATGCATTTGCGGACATCGTAGATATTTACAAAGATAAAATTTATCAGCTTTGCTACCGTATGCTTGGCAATGTGCATGAGGCGGAGGATATTGCACAGGAAGCTTTCATCAGAGCGTACGTTAATATCGACAGTTTTGATATTAACCGGAAATTTTCAACTTGGCTTTATCGAATCGCGACCAATTTGACCATTGACCGCATTCGCAAAAAGAAGCCGGATTATTACCTCGACGCAGAGGTGGCTGGTACGGAAGGCTTGACCATGTATTCTCAAATCGTCGCAGATGGTGTTTTGCCTGAAGATGCAGTTGTATCGCTGGAGCTCTCAAACACGATACAGCAGAAAATTTTAAAGCTTCCTGACAAATACAGAACAGTCATCGTATTAAAGTATATTGACGAACTCTCATTAATTGAAATCGGGGAGATTCTAAACATTCCTGTGGGGACTGTGAAAACGCGGATTCACAGAGGCAGAGAGGCTCTTAGAAAACAATTAAGGGATCTTTAAGTGGGGTGATGAAATGAGCTGTCCTGAACAAATTGTGCAGCTTATGCATATGCATCTTGATGGAGATATCCTTCCAAAAGATGAACACGTATTAAATGAACATCTGGAGACATGCGAGAAATGCAGAAAGCATTTTTACGAGATGGAGAAATCCATAGCGCTCGTACGGAGCACATCGCATGTCGAAGCCCCCGCGGATTTTACCGCTAATGTCATGGCAAAATTGCCTAAGGAGAAGAAAAGAGCTTCTGTAAAAAGATGGTTCAGAACCCATCCCGTTATCGCAGCTGCTGCGGTATTCATCATTTTGATGGGCGGGGGTTTTTTTAACAGCTGGCATAATGACCACAATTTCAGCGTGTCCAAGCAGCCGAATCTTGTGGTTCATAACCATACTGTGACCGTGCCAGAAGGTGAGACGGTCAAAGGTGATGTCACTGTCAAAAACGGCAAGCTGATTATTAAAGGCAAAATAGACGGGGATGTAACCGTCGTAAACGGCGAAAAGTATATGGCCTCTGCTGGACAAGTCACCGGTCAGATTGAAGAAATCAATCAGTTATTCGACTGGACATGGTACAAGATGAAGTCTGCGGGGAAAAGTGTACTCGATGCATTCAATCCGAACGGAGAAGAGTAAAGCGCGTTAGCCGCTTTGCTCTTTTTTTGCGGGCTGAGAGGGCTGGCACATTTCACTTGCTAAATCGAAATGTGGTATAATGGGCTCGCTATGTAAAGTACATATGCGTAACACGTAAAACACAAAATACGAAATGACTGAAATCTTGGAGGACGAGGAAATGGCTTTTGAGGATATCCCTTTTTTGCAGTACCTCGGCAATGCCGTTGATATTCTCCTTGTTTGGTATGTGATATATAAATTGATTATGGTGATACGCGGCACGAAAGCGGTTCAGCTGTTAAAAGGAATTGTAGTCATCGTGCTTGTTCGTATGGCCAGCCAATATTTGGGCCTCAGCACACTTCAATGGCTGATGGACCAAGCGATAACATGGGGATTTTTAGCAATTATTATTATTTTTCAGCCTGAGCTGAGAAGAGCGCTTGAACAGCTAGGCCGCGGCCGCTTTTTTTCGAGGAGCGGCACGCCTGTTGAAGAAGCGCAGCAGAAAACGATTGAGGCCATTACAAAAGCAATCAATTATATGGCGA from Bacillus subtilis subsp. subtilis str. 168 encodes the following:
- the murQ gene encoding D-lactyl ether N-acetylmuramic-6-phosphate acid etherase (Evidence 2a: Function from experimental evidences in other organisms; PubMedId: 15983044, 20400549, 16452451; Product type e: enzyme), with protein sequence MSEPLNLHRLTTESRNSQTVEIHKANTLGILKMINNEDMKVAAAVQEVLPDIKTAVDCAYESFQNGGRLIYTGAGTSGRLGVMDAVECPPTYSVSPDQVIGIMAGGPEAFLQAAEGIEDSEEAGAEDLRNIQLTSNDTVIAIAASGRTPYAAGALRYARKVGAHTIALTCNENSAISKDADHSIEVVVGPEAITGSTRMKAATAHKMILNMISTAVMVKIGKVYENLMVDVNVSNKKLKERAISIIQSLTNASYDTARYTLEQADHHVKTAIVMLKTSTDQKQAQTLLDEANGFIDKAIEHYHP
- the ybbJ gene encoding putative acyltransferase (Evidence 3: Putative function from multiple computational evidences; Product type e: enzyme), producing MTQDISLSFYKPEHLPELQSFTLTNDDKRFTSLPKEVLSQALGIQDRYPVVILKDDLPVGFFILHASKETLASYSNNPFALLLSSLSLTAVHHGKGYAKKAMLLLPAFVSGYFPWCDEIILAVNHLNIRAKHLYMKSGFLDKGRRRIGPLGEQLILHHFL
- the ybbK gene encoding hypothetical protein (Evidence 4: Unknown function but conserved in other organisms) is translated as MILVSSCLGGIECRYNGSHAASEKIRKLVDEKKAVMACPELLGGFSTPREPAEIIGGTGEDVLNGTAKIVTASGEDVTELYMEGAAKTLAYAKEINASAVILKENSPSCGSGFIYNGTFSGKKITGSGVTAALLKQAGYRVISENELNDIL
- the sigW gene encoding RNA polymerase ECF(extracytoplasmic function)-type sigma factor W (Evidence 1a: Function from experimental evidences in the studied strain; PubMedId: 11866510, 15130127, 16629676, 21542858, 28319136, 22720735; Product type r : regulator); translation: MEMMIKKRIKQVKKGDQDAFADIVDIYKDKIYQLCYRMLGNVHEAEDIAQEAFIRAYVNIDSFDINRKFSTWLYRIATNLTIDRIRKKKPDYYLDAEVAGTEGLTMYSQIVADGVLPEDAVVSLELSNTIQQKILKLPDKYRTVIVLKYIDELSLIEIGEILNIPVGTVKTRIHRGREALRKQLRDL
- the rsiW gene encoding anti-sigma(W) factor (Evidence 1a: Function from experimental evidences in the studied strain; PubMedId: 15130127, 28319136, 22720735; Product type r: regulator) — protein: MSCPEQIVQLMHMHLDGDILPKDEHVLNEHLETCEKCRKHFYEMEKSIALVRSTSHVEAPADFTANVMAKLPKEKKRASVKRWFRTHPVIAAAAVFIILMGGGFFNSWHNDHNFSVSKQPNLVVHNHTVTVPEGETVKGDVTVKNGKLIIKGKIDGDVTVVNGEKYMASAGQVTGQIEEINQLFDWTWYKMKSAGKSVLDAFNPNGEE